The Dyadobacter sp. 676 DNA window AAAGTTTCTGCTCTCAAAGTCTTGCGTTTTAATTTTCAATAAGTTTACTTTGTCTATCATATTTATAGACTATATAAAAATGACCTGCCCGATTAACCACCAGTCAGGCGGAACATTCGTCCAAAATTCTATCGTACCTATGAAAACGAAAGATGTACTTCTTATGTGGTCCTTCAGCGCCGGTAGGCCGGCCCTGGAAAGCATGGTGGTTTCCGATTGTCCCCGTCCCGCAGCGTGTTGCTGTTGTTGACCTTCTGACAAACTCCCGAATTATTTATCAGATCCCGCTTATCGGCATATGAGGCGGATCAGGCACTTCTTCGCATTGTTTTAGCGCTCAGGCCCGCGTCGGATTGTGCCGCGTATATGCGCGTAGGTTAGTGTTTGCATGCCTCGAGTATCCATTTTATTCACCACAAATAATGATCAAACATCTAATCCGCCTGTTCTTGCTGACGGGCTTGGTATCCACAGGTTTTTACCGTGCATCGGCGCAGGACGCCATTACCGGCGTGGTAAAAGACGAGTCGGGGCAGGGGTTGCCCGGTGCTACGGTGGTTGAGAAAGGCTCTGCCAAATACGCTTTGACGGACATTGACGGGAAGTTCAGTATCCCCCCAGCGAAGGAGTTTCCATTTACATTGCAAATCAGCATTACCGGTTTCCAGCAGCAGGAAATCGAGATTTACGAGCAGCCTGCCGAGCCGGTCGAAGTGGTACTGAAAACCGCCAACCTGCTCGACGAGGTCGTGGTGGTAGGTTACGGTGAACAGAAACGTAAGGACATTACGGGCTCTGTGGCTTCGGTTCCCATTGAAATCAAAAGCCAGCCGGTTGCCTCGGTGGAGCGCCTCTTGCAAGGTTCCGTCGCGGGTGCGGTGGTAACGCAGACGTCCGGGCAGCCGGGCGGGGGAGTGAGCGTGCAGATACGCGGGAACAACTCTATTACCGCGGGCAGCGATCCTTTGTATGTTATCGACGGTTTTCCCGTCAATAACGATTACGGCCTTACCGATGCCGGTGTGACCGACGGTTCGAAAATTAACCCGCTTTCTTCCATTAATACGGCCGATATCGAGAATATCGATGTGTTGAAAGACGCTTCCGCCACAGCCATTTATGGTTCGCGCGGTGCGAACGGTGTGGTCATTATCACCACCAAAAGCGGTTCAAAAAACAAATCCTCCATTAACTACGACGCCTACTACGGCCAGCAGAAAGTACTCCGCACAATCCCCTTGCTGAATGCGGCACAATGGTGGCAACTTCGAAAAGACGCGGCGGCCAACTCCGGCAAAACCGTTTCCATTCCAACCATTGCCGGTTACTCGCTCGACACCACCGGCGCGGGCACCGACTGGCAGGACGCCGCATTCCGCAGCGCTTCCATCCAGAGCCATAACCTTTCGATTCTATCCGGATCGGATAAGACGAAACTGGCGATTTCGGGCAACTATTTCAAACAGAACGGTATCCTGCAAAATACCGACTTCCGCCGCTTCTCGGCACGCATTAACCTGGACCACCAGTACAACGACCGCTTCCGCATTTTTACCAGCCTGAATGCGAGCAATACCAAAGCTAACGTCGCCCCGACGGCGATTGTGGGTAATCTCCTGCTGACACCCCCCCGCGCTGCCTATTTATCAGGATAATGGGACTTTCGTGGTCAACAGTCCGTTCGAATCCGCATTGCAGAACCCGATCAACTCGCTTTACAACCAGTTGAACGAGACGATCACGAACCGTTTCCTGGGGAATGTGTCGGGAGAATACACCATTGCCGACGGTTTGAAGGCGAAAATCCTCATCGGGGCCGACGTGGTGGGTAACAAGCAGAACCGCTATTTGCCAAGCACCACTTCCGAAGGAGCTGCTTTGAGCGGCGACGCTATCGTGGGTTCGATTTTTACCAGCAACTGGCTGAACGAGAATACGATCAGCTACGATAAGGAGTTGAATGAAAAAAACAAAATCAATGCGGTAGCCGGTTTTACGGCGCAGGTATCCCAAAGCAAAGGGGCGATCGCGGAAGCGGCCGGCTTTGCGACCGACGCGTTCGAATACAACAACCTTGCCACCGGTATCACCAATATCGCTCCCCGTTCGCTGGCCAACAAGTGGGCGCTCGCTTCGTGGCTGGGCCGTGTGAACTACAACTTCGACGAGCGTTACCTGTTCACATTCACACTGCGGGCGGATGGTTCTTCGAAATTCGGTAGCGGCAACAAATGGGGCTATTTCCCGTCGGCGGCGATCGGCTGGAATGTCAACGAAGAGAAATTTTTCCAGCGTTTCAAAAAAATCAGCCTGCTGAAACTGCGTTTGAGCGCCGGACAGACGGGTAACCAGAACATTCCCGCCTACCAGTCGCTTTCGCAGCTGAGTTACTTCCGCTACAACTTCTCGAATACCACCGTTTCCGGTTTCGCCCCGAACACCGTGCCTAACCCGAACCTCGGCTGGGAGAAGACGTTTCAGGTGGATGCCGGTGTGGATATCGGTTTGTTCAAAAACCGCATTAACATTATCGCCGATTACTATTACAAGAAAACCACCGATTTGCTCCTGACCCGCACGGTACCAGGCACTTCCGGCTTGTCGGATTTCTACAATGGGCAAGCTTCCGTAGTTTATCAGAACATCGGTGCGGTTTCCAACCAGGGTGTCGAGTTGTATATCAATTCAAGGAATACGGAAGGTGCTTTCAAATGGAATACGATCTTCATTGTTTCCAAAAACACCAACAAAATCCTGAGCCTCGGCGATGGTGTGGACCAGATCATCCCGGTGATATCGGCACCTTCGATCGCGAAAGTGGGCTATCCGCTGGGGTCGTTCATCGTGTACAAAACCGATGGGATTATCCAGGAAGGCGACGCGCCATTGACCCCGCAACAGAACAAAAACCCGGGCGGCCAGAAATACAAGGATATCAACGGCGACGGCGTGATTACGCAAGCGGGCGACCGCGTGGTGGTGAAAAACCAGCCGGCGCTGACGGGCGGGATTACCAACACCTTCAATTACAAAGGCTTTGACCTGACCGTCTTCTTCCAGGCCTCGATCGGCGGCAAGTTGTATAATGCCAACCGTGCGAACCTGGAACTGGGAACGGGTTACGTAAATGCCTCGACCGTGGTGCTCGACCGCTGGACGCCCACCCACACCGATACCGACGTAAAAGCGGCCTATCAGGACCCTGCGATCACCATTTCGGACCGGTTTATCGAAGATGCGACCTATTACCGTCTGAAAAACCTCTCACTAGGCTACACATTTCCGAAAGAACTCGTTTCGAAACTGCGTATCGAGAACCTGCGCGTGTATGTATCCGCGCAAAACCCGAAAACCTGGACGAAATACACCGGTTTTGATCCCGAGGTGAGCCTGAACGGCCAGTCGCTGATCAACAAGGGCGTAGACCAGGGCGTGTATCCGAACAACAAATCCTACCAGGTGGGCCTGTCCCTTACTTTCTGATAACCACCATTCCAAAATCGATTGAAATGAAAGCACTTAAATATATTCTGTTGGGATTCACGGCATTCGCGTCGCTCTCGTGCGAGGAATTCCTGAAAGAGGAGCCGGAGGCATTTTTGTCGGAAGACCAGTATTACAAAACGCAGGCCGACGCGGTGAATGCCGTCAATGCGGTGTATTTCTTCCTGAACTCGGGCGGTTCGTCGATCCAGACGCCTTACAATACGCTCTTCAATACCGGTATGAATATGGCCGGAGACGACGAGGACCCGGGGCCCGGTGCGACCAACCCGGACGTTCGCTCCTTGTCGGTACTGGCGCATTCGTCGACCAACCTGCGGATTTACGAAATCTGGCAGCAGCATTACGCGGCCATTAAAAAGGCCAATGTAGTACTGGAAAAAGTGCCGGCTATTCAGTTCGACGAGGCATTGAAGACGCGTCTGCTTGGCGAGACCAAGTTTCTCCGTGCATTGTATTATTTCAATCTCGTGCGTTTGTACGGCGACGTTCCGCTGATCCTCGAATACCAGAAATTCGTGAACGCCGCGGATTATGCGATCGCAAAATCGCCATCGGCGGACGTTTATGCGCAAATAGAGAAGGACCTTACCGAAGCGGCAGCCGTACTTCCGGCCAGTTATGCGGCGCCGAATGTAGGGCGTGCGACAGCAGGCGCCGCCAAGGCGTTGCTCGCGAAAGTGTACCTCACCCAGGCGTCGCTGCCGTTGAAAGTGAGCGCTAAATACCAGGCGGCAGTGAATAAGGCGGAGGAAGCATTGTCTCCCGCCGACGGGGGCACGGGTAACTACGGTTATGACCTCGTTAATAACTACGCCGAGGTTTTCCTGCCTGCATTCAAAAACAACAAGGAGCACATTTTCTCGGCGCAGTTCAAATCCAACTCGCTGGCGCAGGGCAACAACGAATGGCCCCGGTCGATCCTGTCGGGTGTGCCGGGTTTGAACGGGAACTATGCGCATATGGTGCGGTATTACACGCAGGGCAACGACAAGTTTTTCAGCATTTACAAGTTGTACAAACCGGACGATAAACGCCGCGATGTGACGTTTGTGCGCAGCTTTACCAGCCCGTCGAATGGCCGCAAATATGCATTGCCGATCGCAAACCCGGCGGTGCCGAACGATTCGACGCCATTCTGGAACAAATGGGCCGACCCGGCATCGACGGCGGTTACGAACCAATCCGCTGCCAATGTACCCATTATCCGGTACGCTGAGCTGCTGCTGATCCACGCCGAGGCCGAAAACGAAGCCAACGGGCCAACGCAAAAGGCTTATAAATCGCTGAACAAAGTACGCAAACGCGCCGGTTTACCCGACCTTACCCCCGGCCTGACCAAAGACCAGTTTCGCGATTCGGTGTACCTCGACCGCCGCCTGGAACTCACCTACGAATACCAGCGCTGGTTCGACCTGATCCGTCAGCGCGACGCGGCGTACAACAGCACCTTTGTGGCCAACCAGCAGAAAGTAGGCAAAACCAATGCGGCGCCGAAGCACGTCTTTTTCCCGATTCCGCAATCGGAGATCGACAACAATTCGCTGTTGAAGCAAAACCCGCTTTGGGAGTAATACCGGATTTGTAATCTGTTGGAACCGAATATTGAATGAATAGAAAAACTTCCTTTTGGACAGGCATGATATGGGCGCTGGCGGTGGCCGCGCCGGTGCCCGTACCGGCACAACAAACGCCCGGAAAACCCAATATCGTCCTGATATTAGCCGACGATATGGGTTTTTCGGACCTGGGAAGTTTTGGCTCGGAAATCAGCACACCGAACCTCGACCGCCTGGCGAAAGAAGGCCTGCGCATTACCCAGTTTTATAATAGCGGCCGCTGCTGCCCTTCGCGCGCGGCTTTGCTCACGGGCCTGTACCCGCACCAGGCGGGCGTGGGCGACA harbors:
- a CDS encoding SusC/RagA family TonB-linked outer membrane protein encodes the protein MIKHLIRLFLLTGLVSTGFYRASAQDAITGVVKDESGQGLPGATVVEKGSAKYALTDIDGKFSIPPAKEFPFTLQISITGFQQQEIEIYEQPAEPVEVVLKTANLLDEVVVVGYGEQKRKDITGSVASVPIEIKSQPVASVERLLQGSVAGAVVTQTSGQPGGGVSVQIRGNNSITAGSDPLYVIDGFPVNNDYGLTDAGVTDGSKINPLSSINTADIENIDVLKDASATAIYGSRGANGVVIITTKSGSKNKSSINYDAYYGQQKVLRTIPLLNAAQWWQLRKDAAANSGKTVSIPTIAGYSLDTTGAGTDWQDAAFRSASIQSHNLSILSGSDKTKLAISGNYFKQNGILQNTDFRRFSARINLDHQYNDRFRIFTSLNASNTKANVAPTAIVGNLLLTPPRAAYLSG
- a CDS encoding SusC/RagA family TonB-linked outer membrane protein yields the protein MVNSPFESALQNPINSLYNQLNETITNRFLGNVSGEYTIADGLKAKILIGADVVGNKQNRYLPSTTSEGAALSGDAIVGSIFTSNWLNENTISYDKELNEKNKINAVAGFTAQVSQSKGAIAEAAGFATDAFEYNNLATGITNIAPRSLANKWALASWLGRVNYNFDERYLFTFTLRADGSSKFGSGNKWGYFPSAAIGWNVNEEKFFQRFKKISLLKLRLSAGQTGNQNIPAYQSLSQLSYFRYNFSNTTVSGFAPNTVPNPNLGWEKTFQVDAGVDIGLFKNRINIIADYYYKKTTDLLLTRTVPGTSGLSDFYNGQASVVYQNIGAVSNQGVELYINSRNTEGAFKWNTIFIVSKNTNKILSLGDGVDQIIPVISAPSIAKVGYPLGSFIVYKTDGIIQEGDAPLTPQQNKNPGGQKYKDINGDGVITQAGDRVVVKNQPALTGGITNTFNYKGFDLTVFFQASIGGKLYNANRANLELGTGYVNASTVVLDRWTPTHTDTDVKAAYQDPAITISDRFIEDATYYRLKNLSLGYTFPKELVSKLRIENLRVYVSAQNPKTWTKYTGFDPEVSLNGQSLINKGVDQGVYPNNKSYQVGLSLTF
- a CDS encoding RagB/SusD family nutrient uptake outer membrane protein, coding for MKALKYILLGFTAFASLSCEEFLKEEPEAFLSEDQYYKTQADAVNAVNAVYFFLNSGGSSIQTPYNTLFNTGMNMAGDDEDPGPGATNPDVRSLSVLAHSSTNLRIYEIWQQHYAAIKKANVVLEKVPAIQFDEALKTRLLGETKFLRALYYFNLVRLYGDVPLILEYQKFVNAADYAIAKSPSADVYAQIEKDLTEAAAVLPASYAAPNVGRATAGAAKALLAKVYLTQASLPLKVSAKYQAAVNKAEEALSPADGGTGNYGYDLVNNYAEVFLPAFKNNKEHIFSAQFKSNSLAQGNNEWPRSILSGVPGLNGNYAHMVRYYTQGNDKFFSIYKLYKPDDKRRDVTFVRSFTSPSNGRKYALPIANPAVPNDSTPFWNKWADPASTAVTNQSAANVPIIRYAELLLIHAEAENEANGPTQKAYKSLNKVRKRAGLPDLTPGLTKDQFRDSVYLDRRLELTYEYQRWFDLIRQRDAAYNSTFVANQQKVGKTNAAPKHVFFPIPQSEIDNNSLLKQNPLWE